A genomic region of Candidatus Methylomirabilota bacterium contains the following coding sequences:
- the ccmA gene encoding heme ABC exporter ATP-binding protein CcmA produces the protein MARTDGAGGLPGVTAAVETRGLVKWFGAYPALRGIDLRVAQGEVLALFGPNGAGKSTLLRILAGLVRPTAGSAQVAGFDVSRNGDGVRRVVGVLAHGHQLYEALTGRENLLFAATMLGLDRPAERISEVLAKVGLEGAAAARVRTFSSGMKRRLALAKLMLREPKILLLDEPFTNLDLQASKLLEEFLMASKIAGTTTLLATHNLSIGFALADRMAILQQGR, from the coding sequence ATGGCGAGGACTGACGGAGCAGGGGGGCTTCCTGGGGTGACGGCTGCCGTCGAGACCAGGGGTTTGGTTAAGTGGTTCGGCGCGTATCCGGCCCTGCGGGGCATTGACCTTCGGGTTGCCCAAGGGGAGGTTCTGGCTCTGTTTGGCCCGAACGGAGCGGGGAAGAGCACCCTGCTGAGAATCCTGGCCGGACTGGTGCGGCCCACTGCCGGATCAGCGCAGGTCGCTGGGTTCGATGTAAGCAGAAATGGCGACGGCGTAAGGCGGGTTGTCGGTGTTCTTGCCCACGGTCACCAACTGTATGAGGCCCTGACCGGGCGTGAAAACCTCCTGTTTGCGGCGACCATGCTGGGACTAGATCGTCCCGCCGAACGCATATCGGAGGTTCTGGCGAAGGTTGGACTGGAGGGAGCGGCGGCAGCTCGGGTCAGGACTTTCTCCAGCGGGATGAAGCGGCGTCTTGCGCTCGCAAAACTGATGCTCCGTGAGCCGAAGATTCTACTGCTTGACGAGCCCTTCACAAACCTCGACCTCCAGGCGTCGAAGCTACTGGAGGAATTCCTCATGGCCTCAAAAATAGCGGGTACCACGACATTGCTGGCTACTCATAACCTGTCGATCGGTTTTGCCCTGGCAGATCGGATGGCCATCTTGCAGCAGGGGCG